A single Micromonospora sp. CCTCC AA 2012012 DNA region contains:
- a CDS encoding SOUL family heme-binding protein, with translation MTEQQPYRVVSRHPGFELRRYPAHLVAEVRVEGPFDRAGNEAFRPLAGFIGGANRSRRQIGMTAPVVQEPAGSQKIAMTAPVVQEEGDRAGSWLVRFVMPASFTAATLPEPEDPRITVRQIPEELAAAARFSGRWTTEAFERRATALGRAVTDAGLSPAGAVRYARFDPPWKPWFLRRNEVLLPVTE, from the coding sequence ATGACCGAGCAGCAGCCGTATCGGGTGGTGTCCCGGCATCCGGGCTTCGAGCTGCGCCGCTATCCGGCCCACCTGGTCGCGGAGGTGCGCGTCGAGGGGCCCTTCGACCGGGCCGGCAATGAGGCGTTCCGGCCACTTGCCGGCTTCATCGGCGGGGCGAACCGGTCCCGTCGGCAGATCGGCATGACCGCGCCGGTGGTGCAGGAGCCCGCCGGGTCGCAGAAGATCGCGATGACCGCGCCGGTGGTCCAGGAGGAGGGCGACCGGGCCGGCAGCTGGCTGGTGCGGTTCGTGATGCCGGCGAGCTTCACCGCGGCGACGCTCCCCGAGCCGGAGGATCCGCGGATCACCGTCCGGCAGATCCCCGAGGAGCTCGCCGCCGCGGCCCGGTTCTCCGGGCGGTGGACCACGGAGGCGTTCGAGCGGCGGGCCACCGCGCTGGGCCGGGCGGTCACCGACGCCGGACTCAGCCCGGCGGGCGCCGTCCGGTACGCCCGGTTCGACCCGCCGTGGAAGCCGTGGTTCCTGCGCCGCAACGAGGTCCTGCTCCCCGTCACCGAGTAG
- a CDS encoding 4Fe-4S single cluster domain-containing protein, whose product MDAYSISEAGPVRRPASGSQLVVLARFLAATRAEGPGNRTAVWVQGCAIRCPGCFNPQLWGFRGGERTTPAELVRRVLDAGTDGLTLLGGEPFDQAAALAEVAAGVRRAGRSVMTFTGYSRDGLRRAVDSGREDVAALLAETDLLVAGPFRADLIDTERPWVGSTNQEFALLSDRFPDLLDDLPHTPDRVEVVVDAAGRVAVNGWAELDALDELLASAQLRVERP is encoded by the coding sequence ATGGACGCGTACTCGATCTCTGAGGCCGGCCCGGTCCGGCGGCCGGCGTCCGGGTCGCAGCTGGTCGTGCTGGCCCGGTTCCTCGCCGCCACCCGGGCCGAGGGCCCGGGCAACCGCACGGCCGTCTGGGTGCAGGGTTGCGCGATCCGCTGCCCGGGCTGCTTCAACCCGCAGCTGTGGGGCTTCCGGGGTGGTGAGCGGACGACCCCGGCCGAGCTGGTGCGGCGGGTGCTCGACGCGGGCACCGACGGACTGACCCTGCTCGGTGGGGAGCCCTTCGACCAGGCCGCCGCGCTGGCCGAGGTGGCCGCCGGAGTACGCCGGGCGGGCCGCTCGGTGATGACCTTCACCGGCTACAGCCGGGACGGCCTGCGGCGCGCGGTGGACAGCGGCCGGGAGGACGTGGCGGCGCTGCTGGCCGAGACCGACCTGCTGGTCGCCGGTCCGTTCCGGGCCGACCTGATCGACACCGAGCGACCCTGGGTGGGCTCCACCAACCAGGAGTTCGCGCTGCTCAGCGACCGGTTCCCGGACCTGCTCGACGACCTGCCGCACACGCCGGACCGGGTCGAGGTCGTGGTCGACGCGGCCGGCCGGGTCGCCGTCAACGGCTGGGCGGAGCTGGACGCGCTCGACGAGCTGCTCGCGTCGGCGCAGCTGCGGGTCGAGCGGCCCTGA
- a CDS encoding ComEA family DNA-binding protein, which translates to MSTAPDGGWPPFPSGPPPGAYGPGAAATPVAVTPNKAASWKWRLLHSWWLLLPTLGLGCLGGIGLVYVGVRARRPGWWIAGIGYLVLGWATFVIVGEAQKGTVLINVAVAAWLAIWIAGFVHALVINPAWLRWRAAYRPWYQQPTGWTGSPPFQGWPPPPAATGWSGHPAPAAPAFPPVSAAPGHPAAPAFPPVSAPPGQPAFPPVSAAPGQPVAPAYPPVGGVPGDPTAAGFPAADPTAAVPQQPWAAPTPPGSPVAPAPVSPAGSTLDVNTAGAEQFAALPGFDAARVHRVLAERDARGGYGSVAEFVAAAHLAPHEYARLRDVLVCVPPAGPATLPGQPHGRVLDL; encoded by the coding sequence ATGTCGACCGCGCCTGACGGGGGTTGGCCGCCGTTCCCGTCCGGCCCACCACCCGGTGCGTACGGCCCGGGCGCCGCCGCCACCCCGGTCGCCGTCACCCCGAACAAGGCGGCCAGCTGGAAGTGGCGGCTGCTGCACAGCTGGTGGCTGCTCCTGCCCACGCTGGGCCTCGGCTGCCTGGGCGGAATCGGTCTCGTCTACGTCGGGGTGCGGGCCCGGCGGCCGGGCTGGTGGATCGCCGGCATCGGTTACCTGGTGCTGGGCTGGGCCACCTTCGTCATCGTCGGCGAGGCCCAGAAGGGCACCGTCCTGATCAACGTGGCGGTCGCCGCGTGGCTGGCGATCTGGATCGCCGGCTTCGTGCACGCGCTGGTGATCAACCCGGCCTGGCTGCGCTGGCGGGCCGCCTACCGGCCCTGGTACCAGCAGCCGACCGGCTGGACCGGCTCGCCGCCGTTCCAGGGGTGGCCGCCCCCGCCGGCCGCCACCGGCTGGAGCGGTCATCCCGCCCCGGCCGCCCCCGCCTTCCCGCCGGTCTCCGCGGCACCGGGTCACCCGGCCGCTCCGGCCTTTCCGCCCGTCTCGGCGCCGCCGGGCCAGCCGGCCTTTCCGCCGGTCTCCGCAGCGCCGGGCCAGCCGGTCGCCCCGGCCTATCCGCCGGTCGGCGGCGTGCCGGGCGACCCGACCGCTGCCGGCTTCCCGGCGGCCGACCCCACGGCGGCGGTGCCGCAGCAGCCGTGGGCAGCACCGACGCCGCCCGGATCGCCGGTGGCTCCCGCACCGGTGTCGCCCGCCGGCTCCACGCTGGACGTCAACACCGCCGGGGCGGAGCAGTTCGCCGCCCTGCCCGGCTTCGACGCGGCCCGGGTGCACCGGGTGCTCGCCGAGCGGGACGCCCGGGGCGGCTACGGCAGCGTCGCCGAGTTCGTCGCCGCGGCGCACCTCGCCCCGCACGAGTACGCCCGGCTGCGGGACGTGCTGGTCTGCGTGCCCCCGGCCGGTCCCGCCACGCTCCCCGGTCAGCCGCATGGACGCGTACTCGATCTCTGA
- a CDS encoding DUF2997 domain-containing protein, which yields MSDRPRVEVTVHPDGSVTAQTHDVLGERCLDYVAVLEDLLAARAVESAYTADLTRTGVTGWQEERDVDRA from the coding sequence ATGAGCGACCGGCCCCGGGTCGAGGTGACCGTGCACCCGGACGGTTCGGTGACCGCGCAGACCCACGACGTGCTCGGCGAGCGCTGCCTGGACTACGTGGCGGTCCTGGAGGACCTGTTGGCCGCGCGGGCGGTCGAGAGCGCGTACACCGCCGACCTGACCCGGACCGGCGTGACCGGGTGGCAGGAGGAACGCGATGTCGACCGCGCCTGA
- a CDS encoding AAA family ATPase codes for MATFRDTLAQLLKARIPVLLVESYEEQRVIAEITAVAHDAARVRTPRRLWTWSTTRGLVSPDGAARQGTTDPAAALDAILRLDEPAVVVLSDLHPALGAAGRPAEPGVVRRLRDLAVAFRTGPVPRTLVLVTPVPHLPVELAKDVTVVDFPLPSEPEIRAVLDGMIAANATSGRIRVDLDEAGRERLAKAALGLTLHEAENAFARAMVDDGVLDARDLSVVHEEKRQAVRRSGLLEFVEDSVALTDVGGLENLKRWLARRDGSWLAEAARYGLPAPRGVLITGVPGCGKSMTAKAVAAAWHLPLLRLDIGKVFAGLVGSSEQNMRAALRTAEAVAPCVLWLDEIEKGFAGGSGDSGTSARVFGSFLTWMQEKTRPVFVIATANDFAGLPPELLRKGRFDEIFFVDLPTRAERAAIWALHVGRRLRHPAVAGELTVDHALLGELAELSDGYSGAEIEQAVVGGLYDAYAERRPLRRDDLLRALVNMVPLSVTQAEKLDAVRSWAENRAVAATAAEDWDLDPRTATGPGRPGGPHGGRAVEF; via the coding sequence ATGGCCACGTTCCGTGACACCCTGGCTCAGCTTCTCAAGGCCCGGATCCCGGTGCTGCTCGTCGAGTCGTACGAGGAACAGCGGGTGATCGCCGAGATCACCGCGGTGGCCCACGACGCCGCCCGCGTGCGGACCCCGCGCCGGCTCTGGACCTGGTCGACCACCCGCGGCCTGGTGTCGCCCGACGGCGCCGCCCGCCAGGGCACCACCGACCCGGCGGCGGCCCTCGACGCGATCCTGCGGCTGGACGAGCCCGCCGTCGTCGTCCTCAGCGACCTGCACCCCGCCCTCGGCGCCGCCGGCCGGCCCGCCGAACCAGGGGTGGTACGCCGGCTGCGCGACCTGGCCGTCGCCTTCCGCACCGGCCCGGTGCCGCGCACCCTCGTGCTGGTCACGCCCGTGCCGCACCTGCCGGTGGAGCTGGCGAAGGACGTCACCGTGGTCGACTTCCCGCTCCCCAGCGAGCCGGAGATCCGGGCCGTGCTGGACGGCATGATCGCGGCCAACGCGACCAGCGGCCGGATCCGGGTCGACCTCGACGAGGCCGGCCGGGAACGCCTCGCCAAGGCCGCCCTCGGCCTCACCCTGCACGAGGCGGAGAACGCCTTCGCCCGCGCCATGGTGGACGACGGCGTGCTCGACGCCCGCGACCTGAGCGTGGTGCACGAGGAGAAACGGCAGGCCGTCCGCCGCTCCGGGCTGCTGGAGTTCGTGGAGGACAGCGTCGCCCTCACCGACGTCGGCGGCCTGGAGAACCTGAAGCGGTGGCTGGCCCGACGCGACGGCTCCTGGCTCGCCGAGGCCGCCAGGTACGGGCTGCCGGCGCCGCGCGGGGTGCTCATCACCGGGGTACCGGGTTGCGGCAAGTCGATGACCGCCAAGGCCGTCGCCGCCGCCTGGCACCTGCCGCTGCTCCGGCTCGACATCGGCAAGGTCTTCGCCGGCCTGGTCGGCTCCAGCGAGCAGAACATGCGCGCCGCGCTCCGTACCGCCGAGGCCGTCGCGCCCTGTGTGCTCTGGCTCGACGAGATCGAGAAGGGATTCGCCGGCGGGAGCGGCGACTCCGGCACCTCCGCCCGGGTGTTCGGCTCCTTCCTCACCTGGATGCAGGAGAAGACCCGACCGGTCTTCGTCATCGCCACCGCCAACGACTTCGCCGGCCTGCCACCGGAACTGCTCCGCAAGGGACGCTTCGACGAGATCTTCTTCGTCGACCTGCCGACCCGCGCGGAACGCGCGGCCATCTGGGCGCTGCACGTCGGACGCCGACTGCGGCACCCGGCGGTGGCCGGCGAACTCACCGTCGACCACGCCCTCCTCGGCGAGCTGGCCGAGCTGAGCGACGGCTACTCCGGCGCCGAGATCGAACAGGCCGTCGTCGGCGGGCTCTACGACGCGTACGCCGAGCGCCGGCCGCTGCGCCGCGACGACCTGTTGCGCGCACTGGTCAACATGGTCCCGTTGAGCGTCACCCAGGCCGAGAAGCTGGACGCCGTCCGCAGCTGGGCGGAGAACCGGGCCGTCGCGGCCACCGCCGCCGAGGACTGGGACCTCGACCCGCGGACCGCCACCGGCCCGGGCCGCCCGGGCGGCCCGCACGGCGGACGGGCCGTGGAGTTCTGA
- a CDS encoding ParA family protein, whose product MYVVSVINYKGGVGKTTMTANLGAELANRGMKVLLIDLDPQASLTFSFYDPDDWRERLRDGRTVKRWYDGLRGDGPKVTLGELVVSPGPANAHLKGAGRLDLIASHLQLVDIDLALARGVADGDEYDAELFRVRGSLAEGLHDEALDPYDLVLIDCPPNFNVVTQSAIIASDHLLIPAKADYLSTLGIDYLHGNVRELVDRYNADARRFARIRRHHKVAPDIAGVVFTMIQLMAQRPIAAHQGYMDQVRALGVPVLPTALRENVTLFATNTPRGVPVVLRDRVTAPPVRDELRQITTEFLAHLQPAGATA is encoded by the coding sequence GTGTACGTCGTATCGGTGATCAACTACAAGGGCGGGGTGGGCAAGACCACCATGACCGCCAACCTCGGGGCCGAGTTGGCCAACCGGGGGATGAAGGTGCTGCTGATCGACCTGGATCCGCAGGCCAGCCTGACGTTCAGCTTCTACGATCCGGACGACTGGCGGGAGCGGCTGCGCGACGGCCGGACGGTCAAGCGCTGGTACGACGGACTGCGCGGGGACGGCCCGAAGGTCACCCTCGGTGAGCTGGTCGTCTCCCCCGGCCCGGCGAACGCCCACCTGAAGGGCGCCGGCCGACTCGACCTCATCGCCTCGCACCTGCAGCTCGTGGACATCGACCTGGCGCTGGCCCGGGGCGTCGCGGACGGCGACGAGTACGACGCCGAGCTGTTCCGGGTGCGCGGCTCCCTCGCCGAGGGACTGCACGACGAGGCGCTGGACCCGTACGACCTGGTGCTGATCGACTGTCCGCCGAACTTCAACGTGGTCACCCAGTCGGCGATCATCGCCAGTGACCACCTGCTCATCCCGGCGAAGGCCGACTATCTCTCCACCCTCGGCATCGACTATCTGCACGGCAACGTCCGGGAACTGGTCGACCGCTACAACGCCGACGCGCGGCGGTTCGCCCGGATCCGCCGGCACCACAAGGTCGCCCCGGACATCGCGGGCGTGGTCTTCACGATGATCCAGCTGATGGCGCAGCGGCCCATCGCCGCCCATCAGGGCTACATGGACCAGGTGCGCGCGCTCGGCGTACCGGTGCTGCCCACCGCGCTGCGGGAGAACGTCACCCTGTTCGCCACGAACACCCCGCGCGGGGTGCCGGTGGTGCTGCGGGACCGGGTCACCGCGCCGCCGGTCCGCGACGAGCTGCGGCAGATCACCACGGAGTTCCTGGCCCATCTCCAGCCGGCGGGGGCGACCGCATGA
- a CDS encoding Rho termination factor N-terminal domain-containing protein: protein MTDPSLAVLTRVAEFLTALSPAEVTDLAAGRARLALLPTVSPAPSTSSPDRPTPASPVPARAATSAVDPAVAHAALVAMSDRADGTAYLASWTTRELRALAAHVGLRGIGGLRKSDLVDLIVDRTIGFRLNSSAIRQR from the coding sequence ATGACGGATCCGTCGCTCGCCGTGCTGACCCGGGTCGCCGAGTTCCTGACCGCCCTCTCCCCGGCCGAGGTGACCGACCTGGCCGCCGGCCGCGCCCGCCTCGCCCTGCTCCCGACCGTCTCCCCCGCCCCCTCGACGTCGTCCCCGGACCGGCCCACGCCCGCGTCTCCCGTTCCGGCCCGCGCGGCGACGTCCGCCGTGGACCCGGCCGTCGCGCACGCGGCGCTGGTCGCCATGTCGGACCGCGCCGACGGTACGGCCTACCTGGCGTCGTGGACGACCCGGGAGCTGCGGGCGCTCGCGGCACACGTCGGGCTGCGCGGCATCGGTGGGCTGCGCAAGTCCGACCTCGTCGACCTGATCGTCGACCGCACCATCGGCTTCCGGCTCAACTCCAGCGCCATCCGTCAACGGTGA
- a CDS encoding DUF1697 domain-containing protein has translation MAEDTNRYAALLRGVNVGSTRLAMADLRRLVADLGHTDVRTYLQSGNVVFTSPATDPDELARGIERVLTDELGLTVPVLVRSGTELAALTAAGPYTGKQDDPTRLLVAFLSAAPPAARVAELTVPDGENIEYAVDGREIHLHFPDGGYGRTKFTNAYLEKRLGVVATTRNWKSVCALRDLTAVEKLSS, from the coding sequence ATGGCCGAGGACACCAACCGGTACGCCGCCCTGCTGCGGGGCGTGAACGTCGGCAGCACCCGGCTCGCGATGGCCGACCTGCGCCGCCTCGTCGCCGATCTCGGGCACACCGACGTCCGGACCTACCTGCAGAGCGGCAACGTCGTCTTCACCAGCCCGGCGACGGACCCCGACGAGCTGGCCCGGGGGATCGAGCGGGTGCTCACCGACGAGCTGGGTCTGACCGTGCCGGTGCTGGTCCGCAGCGGCACCGAGCTGGCCGCGCTCACCGCCGCCGGCCCGTACACCGGGAAGCAGGACGATCCGACGCGGCTGCTGGTGGCCTTCCTGTCGGCCGCGCCGCCGGCGGCGCGGGTCGCGGAGCTGACCGTGCCGGACGGCGAGAACATCGAGTACGCGGTGGACGGCCGCGAGATCCACCTGCACTTTCCCGACGGCGGGTACGGGCGGACGAAGTTCACCAACGCCTATCTCGAGAAGAGGCTCGGCGTGGTGGCGACCACCCGCAACTGGAAGTCGGTCTGCGCGCTGCGGGATCTGACCGCCGTCGAGAAGTTGTCCTCATGA
- a CDS encoding endonuclease yields the protein MNMKSVTRSRPGRLIAAFALAVTIVTPVVVATSASAATTLTVAQALATQDGRSATVTGYVIGQPTASTTVITSNYTADTAIAIADTATETSTSRMLYVQITTAWRTTFGLLSNPSLRGKQVTATGTLTAYFSHGGLKNPTAMSLGGTAPSPTSSPTPGPTSTSGPYDSTYYASAVGKSGTALRSSLHAIIKVQTTLSYDQVWEALKDTDQDPANANNVILLYTGRSQSKTSNGSGVDDWNREHVWAKSHGDFGTANGPGTDVHHLRPEDVSVNSLRGNKDFDAGGSAVSEAPGCYTDADSFEPRNAVKGDVARMIMYMAIRYEGDDAWPNLEMNDSVSNGTAPYLGRISMLLAWNKLDPPDAFEQRRNQRIYERWQGNRNPFVDHPEWATAIWG from the coding sequence ATGAATATGAAGAGCGTCACTCGCTCGCGACCCGGGCGGCTGATCGCGGCGTTCGCGTTGGCGGTCACCATCGTGACCCCCGTGGTGGTGGCCACCTCGGCGTCGGCGGCGACCACCTTGACCGTCGCCCAGGCGTTGGCCACCCAGGACGGCCGGTCCGCCACCGTCACCGGGTACGTCATCGGCCAGCCGACCGCCTCGACCACGGTGATCACGTCCAACTACACCGCCGACACCGCGATCGCGATCGCCGACACGGCCACCGAGACCAGCACGAGCCGGATGCTCTACGTCCAGATCACCACCGCCTGGCGGACCACCTTCGGGCTGCTCAGCAACCCGTCGCTGCGCGGGAAGCAGGTCACCGCGACGGGGACGCTGACCGCGTACTTCAGCCACGGCGGGCTGAAGAACCCGACGGCGATGAGCCTGGGCGGCACCGCCCCCTCGCCGACCAGCTCCCCCACCCCGGGCCCCACCTCCACCAGCGGCCCGTACGACTCGACCTACTACGCGAGCGCGGTCGGCAAGTCCGGTACGGCGCTGCGCAGCTCGCTGCACGCCATCATCAAGGTGCAGACGACGCTCTCCTACGACCAGGTGTGGGAGGCACTGAAGGACACCGACCAGGACCCGGCCAACGCGAACAACGTCATCCTGCTCTACACCGGACGGTCGCAGAGCAAGACCAGCAACGGCAGCGGCGTCGACGACTGGAACCGGGAGCACGTCTGGGCGAAGTCGCACGGCGACTTCGGCACCGCCAACGGGCCCGGGACCGACGTGCACCACCTGCGCCCGGAGGACGTGTCGGTCAACTCGCTGCGCGGCAACAAGGACTTCGACGCGGGCGGCAGCGCGGTCTCCGAGGCGCCCGGCTGCTACACCGACGCGGACTCGTTCGAGCCGCGGAACGCGGTCAAGGGTGACGTGGCCCGCATGATCATGTACATGGCGATCCGCTACGAGGGCGACGACGCCTGGCCGAACCTGGAGATGAACGACTCGGTCAGCAACGGCACCGCGCCCTACCTGGGCCGGATCTCGATGCTGCTGGCGTGGAACAAGCTGGACCCACCGGACGCCTTCGAGCAGCGCCGCAACCAGCGCATCTACGAGCGCTGGCAGGGCAACCGCAACCCGTTCGTCGACCACCCGGAGTGGGCCACCGCGATCTGGGGCTGA
- a CDS encoding aldo/keto reductase — translation MTANSIPDIPLNDGNTIPQLGFGVFQIEPKDTAEAVGRALEIGYRHIDTAEMYGNEAEVGQAVRTSGLDRGDVFVTSKLNNGFHRPDDAREAFESTLRELKFDYLDLFLIHWPLPTLYDGDFVSTWKVLEELQRDGRIRSIGVSNFQVAHLERLAAEADVVPAVNQIEAHPYFGNEEVRAYDKAHDIATEAWSPIAQGKVLDDPTLLDIAEQVGRTPAQVTLRWHVQRGDIVFPKSTTPKRIEENFRIFDFTLDDTQMERITGLNKGEAGRQGPNPDTFDYVPS, via the coding sequence ATGACCGCGAACAGCATTCCCGACATCCCGCTCAACGACGGCAACACCATCCCGCAGCTCGGCTTCGGCGTCTTCCAGATCGAGCCGAAGGACACCGCCGAGGCGGTGGGCCGCGCCCTGGAGATCGGCTACCGGCACATCGACACCGCCGAGATGTACGGCAACGAGGCCGAGGTCGGTCAGGCGGTGCGCACCTCCGGGCTGGACCGGGGTGACGTCTTCGTCACCAGCAAGCTGAACAACGGATTCCACCGCCCCGACGACGCCCGTGAGGCGTTCGAGTCGACGCTGCGGGAGCTGAAGTTCGACTACCTCGACCTGTTCCTGATCCACTGGCCGCTGCCCACCCTCTACGACGGCGACTTCGTATCCACCTGGAAGGTGCTGGAGGAGTTGCAGCGCGACGGCCGGATCCGGTCGATCGGCGTGTCCAACTTCCAGGTCGCGCACCTGGAGCGGCTGGCCGCCGAGGCGGACGTGGTGCCGGCGGTGAACCAGATCGAGGCGCACCCGTACTTCGGCAACGAGGAGGTGCGCGCGTACGACAAGGCGCACGACATCGCCACCGAGGCGTGGTCGCCGATCGCCCAGGGCAAGGTGCTCGACGACCCGACCCTGCTGGACATCGCCGAGCAGGTCGGCCGGACCCCGGCCCAGGTGACGCTGCGCTGGCACGTGCAGCGGGGCGACATCGTCTTCCCGAAGTCGACCACCCCGAAGCGGATCGAGGAGAACTTCCGGATCTTCGACTTCACGCTGGACGACACGCAGATGGAACGGATCACCGGGCTGAACAAGGGCGAGGCCGGTCGACAGGGGCCGAACCCGGACACCTTCGACTACGTACCGAGCTGA
- a CDS encoding snapalysin family zinc-dependent metalloprotease: MRLPRLSRILATLAATTLAALGAVAVDSAPASAAVRNVCYNTSQAGPFATYANQAAAIWNNYTNNINMAQCGSNLMIYYTYGGGSYAQVSSLGNGRVVIDYYQAQQYSPLRIMTHEIGHILGLPDNYNGNCAILMSGGSAGTSCTNPYPSSTEAAQVDRNFGFAARSAATPRVFTGSWPAPATVGAQR, translated from the coding sequence ATGCGTCTGCCCAGGCTGTCCCGAATCCTCGCCACCCTCGCCGCCACCACGCTGGCGGCCCTCGGCGCCGTCGCCGTCGACTCGGCGCCGGCCTCCGCCGCCGTCCGCAACGTCTGCTACAACACCAGCCAGGCCGGGCCCTTCGCCACGTACGCGAACCAGGCCGCCGCGATCTGGAACAACTACACCAACAACATCAACATGGCCCAGTGCGGCTCGAACCTGATGATCTACTACACCTACGGCGGCGGCTCGTACGCCCAGGTCAGCAGCCTCGGCAACGGCCGGGTGGTCATCGACTACTACCAGGCCCAGCAGTACTCGCCGCTGCGGATCATGACCCACGAGATCGGGCACATCCTCGGCCTGCCGGACAACTACAACGGCAACTGCGCCATCCTGATGTCCGGCGGCAGTGCCGGCACCAGCTGCACCAACCCGTACCCGAGCAGCACCGAGGCCGCCCAGGTCGACCGGAACTTCGGCTTCGCCGCCCGCAGCGCGGCGACGCCGCGGGTCTTCACCGGCAGCTGGCCGGCCCCCGCGACGGTCGGCGCCCAGCGCTGA
- a CDS encoding cellulose binding domain-containing protein, whose protein sequence is MRARRVTLSTAAAVLLSLAAVGVARADETPALTTPGAPAVVSNEPHRLVLSWTPATWRDPAVQDPITYDVVSPVGTNVYRGLGASDTPGVALTGLGPGTTYRIAVQAYGTTGYSDHSPVTTVRTAYGRAKVDYLNLDWSPTDNQAQFVLQVTNTGTAPLDLTTVRVRYHVRLEDGSTSLVAECDWAALGCGTIRRTLQFFPVPAPPPGPTPGPTPTVHPIPGTPVPGWLELTFTTGVLAPGATSGPIQLRLHRTNWAAIDERDDPSWRAATGAWTGNDHVTLDVDGTREYGDPWS, encoded by the coding sequence ATGCGTGCCCGCCGCGTCACCCTGAGCACCGCCGCCGCCGTACTGCTGAGCCTGGCCGCCGTCGGCGTGGCCCGCGCCGACGAGACCCCGGCGCTGACCACCCCCGGCGCACCCGCCGTGGTCAGCAACGAGCCGCACCGGCTGGTGCTCTCCTGGACCCCCGCCACCTGGCGTGACCCGGCCGTCCAGGACCCGATCACGTACGACGTGGTGTCCCCCGTCGGCACCAACGTCTATCGCGGCCTCGGTGCCAGCGACACCCCCGGCGTCGCCCTGACCGGTCTCGGCCCCGGCACCACCTACCGGATCGCCGTGCAGGCGTACGGCACCACCGGATACTCCGACCACTCCCCGGTGACCACGGTCCGCACCGCGTACGGCAGGGCGAAGGTCGACTACCTCAACCTGGACTGGTCCCCCACCGACAACCAGGCCCAGTTCGTCCTCCAGGTCACCAACACCGGCACCGCGCCGCTCGACCTCACCACCGTCCGGGTCCGCTACCACGTACGCCTCGAAGACGGCAGCACCTCGCTGGTCGCCGAGTGCGACTGGGCCGCGCTGGGCTGCGGCACCATTCGCCGTACGCTGCAGTTCTTTCCCGTCCCCGCGCCGCCGCCCGGCCCGACCCCGGGCCCCACGCCCACGGTCCACCCGATCCCCGGCACGCCCGTCCCCGGCTGGCTGGAACTCACCTTCACCACCGGCGTCCTCGCCCCCGGCGCCACCTCCGGCCCGATCCAGCTCCGCCTGCACCGCACGAACTGGGCGGCCATCGACGAACGGGACGACCCGAGCTGGCGGGCCGCCACCGGCGCCTGGACCGGGAACGACCACGTCACCCTCGACGTCGACGGCACCCGTGAGTACGGCGACCCGTGGTCCTGA
- a CDS encoding GYD domain-containing protein: MAAFLLKSTYTVDGLGGLVRDGGTKRAEVVRALIEDAGGRVESMYFAFAEQDTYVVCDLPDHRTAAALAIAIGAAGGLRVQVTPLLTPAEVDAATRERTAYTPPGD, translated from the coding sequence GTGGCCGCGTTCCTGCTGAAGTCGACCTACACGGTCGACGGGCTCGGCGGCCTGGTCCGCGACGGCGGCACGAAGCGCGCCGAGGTGGTCCGCGCCCTCATCGAGGACGCGGGTGGCCGGGTCGAGTCGATGTACTTCGCCTTCGCCGAGCAGGACACGTACGTCGTCTGCGACCTGCCCGACCACCGCACCGCCGCCGCCCTGGCCATCGCGATCGGGGCGGCCGGCGGCCTGCGGGTGCAGGTCACCCCGCTACTGACCCCCGCCGAGGTCGACGCCGCCACCCGGGAACGCACCGCCTACACACCCCCGGGCGACTGA
- a CDS encoding helix-turn-helix domain-containing protein, whose translation MDQQPGGLGRAIQVRRAELGLKRKEVAERALLSYPYLSELENGSKMPSAKALRQLAAALELSQSELLRRADHSPAHGASHDDAGSSRLTEASALSPNLSDGSGIRGDAIDPDQLGRLADVVAATVRAELSAWARTSLPALIREEVRRALDEEGREYR comes from the coding sequence ATGGACCAGCAACCAGGAGGCCTCGGTCGGGCCATCCAGGTCAGACGTGCCGAACTCGGCCTCAAGCGCAAGGAAGTCGCCGAACGCGCCCTGCTCAGTTACCCGTACCTGTCCGAGCTGGAGAACGGCTCCAAGATGCCGTCAGCCAAGGCGCTACGGCAACTCGCCGCAGCTCTCGAGCTGTCCCAGTCCGAACTCCTGCGGCGAGCCGACCACTCCCCTGCCCACGGAGCCTCGCATGACGACGCCGGAAGTAGCCGGCTCACTGAAGCGTCGGCCCTCAGCCCCAACCTGTCCGACGGAAGCGGCATCCGCGGTGACGCCATAGACCCGGACCAGTTGGGACGGCTGGCCGATGTGGTCGCGGCGACTGTACGGGCAGAGTTGTCCGCATGGGCTAGGACATCCCTGCCTGCGCTCATTCGGGAAGAGGTTCGCCGGGCCCTCGATGAGGAAGGCCGTGAGTATCGATGA